In a genomic window of Carettochelys insculpta isolate YL-2023 chromosome 19, ASM3395843v1, whole genome shotgun sequence:
- the TRAF4 gene encoding TNF receptor-associated factor 4: MPGFDYKFLEKPKRRLLCPLCGRAMREPVQVSTCGHRFCDTCLQEFLSEGVFKCPEDQLPLDYAKIYPDPELEAQVLSLPIRCIHSEEGCRWCGSIKHLQAHLGMCGFNVIPCPNRCSTKLSRRDLPAHLQHDCPKRRLTCQFCASDFSGEAYESHQGACPQESVYCENKCGARMSRRLLPQHALADCPKRTQPCSYCAKEFVFDTLQNHQYQCPRYPVPCPNQCGTPSIAREDLPGHLKENCSTAVVLCPFKDAGCKHRCPKLAMSRHLDESPKVHLGLVCALVSRQRQEILELRQEVEELSVGSEGVLIWRITDYARKLQEAKGRSNYESFSPPFYTHRYGYKLQVSAFLNGNGSGEGSHLSIYIRVLPGHYDNLLEWPFSYRVTFSLLDQSDPSLSKPQHVTETFLPDPHWKNFQKPGVSRSSLDESSLGFGYPKFISHEDIKKRNYVRDNTLFIKASVEFPPRILA, encoded by the exons ATGCCCGGCTTCGACTACAAGTTCCTGGAGAAGCCGAAGCGGCGGCTGCTGTGCCCGCTGTGCGGCCGGGCCATGCGGGAGCCCGTGCAGGTCTCCACCTGCGGCCACCGCTTCTGCGACACCTGCCTGCAGGAGTTCCTCAG TGAGGGCGTCTTCAAGTGTCCGGAGGATCAGCTGCCCCTTGACTACGCCAAG ATCTACCCGGACCCTGAGCTGGAGGCGCAGGTGCTGAGTCTCCCCATCCGCTGCATCCACAGTGAGGAGGGCTGCCGCTGGTGCGGCTCCATCAAGCACCTGCAG GCCCATCTCGGCATGTGTGGCTTCAATGTGATCCCCTGCCCCAACCGCTGCAGCACCAAGCTGAGCCGGCGCGACCTGCCCGCCCACCTGCAGCACGACTGCCCCAAGCGCCGCCTCACCTGCCAGTTCTGCGCCAGTGACTTCAGCGGCGAGGCCTAcgag AGCCACCAGGGCGCCTGCCCCCAGGAGAGCGTGTACTGTGAGAACAAGTGTGGGGCGCGCATGAGCCGGCGGCTGCTGCCCCAGCATGCTCTGGCCGACTGCCCCAAgcgcacccagccctgctcctactGCGCCAAGGAGTTCGTCTTTGATACCCTCCAG AATCACCAGTACCAGTGTCCCCGGtaccctgtgccctgccccaaccAGTGTGGGACGCCCAGCATTGCCAGGGAAGACCTGCCTGGGCACCTGAAGGAGAACTGCAGCACAGCCGTTGTGCTGTGTCCCTTCAAAGACGCTGGCTGCAAACATCGG TGCCCCAAGCTGGCCATGAGCCGGCACCTGGACGAGAGCCCCAAAGTGCACCTGGGCCTGGTGTGTGCCCTGGTGAGCCGCCAGCGGCAGGAGATCCTGGAGCTGCGGCAAGAGGTGGAGGAGCTGTCGGTCGGCAGCGAGGGGGTCCTGATCTGGAGGATCACAGACTATGCTCGCAAGCTGCAGGAGGCCAAGGGGCGCAGCAACTACGAGTCCTTCAGCCCCCCCTTCTACACCCACCGCTACGGCTACAAGCTGCAGGTCTCAGCATTCCTCAACGGGAACGGCAGCGGGGAGGGCAGCCACCTGTCCATCTACATCCGCGTGCTGCCCGGCCACTACGACAACCTGCTGGAGTGGCCCTTCTCCTACCGCGTCACCTTCTCCCTGCTGGACCAGAGCGACCCCTCGCTCTCCAAGCCCCAGCACGTCACCGAGACCTTCCTCCCCGACCCCCACTGGAAGAACTTCCAGAAGCCGGGCGTCTCCCGCAGCTCCCTGGACGAGAGCAGCCTGGGCTTTGGCTACCCCAAGTTCATCTCGCACGAGGACATCAAGAAGCGCAACTACGTGCGGGACAACACGCTCTTCATCAAGGCCTCGGTGGAGTTCCCACCGCGGATCCTGGCCTGA